Proteins co-encoded in one Arachis hypogaea cultivar Tifrunner chromosome 13, arahy.Tifrunner.gnm2.J5K5, whole genome shotgun sequence genomic window:
- the LOC112736219 gene encoding probable polyamine transporter At3g13620, producing MVVSQHLLEHTEEDVENSTQNPDTNTPKPPQKKLALLPLIFLIYFEVAGGPYGEEAAVGAAGPIFALLGFTAFPFIWSIPEALLTAELATTFPGNGGFVIWANEAFGPFWGSLMGFWKFFSAVINLASYPVLCIDYLKLMIPALSSGIPHTLSIFISTLFLSFLNYSGLAIVGYSAVALGVVSLLPFLLLSLISLPKIDPSRWLSFGQEGVKKDWTLYFNTIFWNLNFWDSASTLAGEVDQPHKTFPKALFCSGMLTCFGYIIPLLAATGAMELDQKNWSGGYFADVAEIIAGKWLKFWMEIGAVLSIVGLFEAQLSSAAYQLLGMADLGFIPKIFGDRSKKFNTPWMGILVSTIIAVAMSFFSFNEIISTVNFLYSLGMLLEFASFLWLRRKFPSLKRPFEVPLGMKGLILMCLIPSLLLVYVMSVATKAVFVASAFLTCVGILLYYFMNLCKAKRWVE from the coding sequence ATGGTTGTTTCCCAACACCTTCTTGAACACACAGAAGAAGATGTGGAGAATTCAACCCAAAACCCAGACACAAACACACCAAAACCGCCACAAAAGAAGCTAGCACTTCTCCCTCTAATCTTCCTCATATACTTCGAGGTCGCCGGCGGCCCGTACGGCGAAGAAGCGGCGGTTGGAGCGGCAGGACCGATCTTCGCCTTACTGGGCTTCACGGCGTTCCCTTTCATATGGAGCATACCGGAGGCACTCCTCACGGCTGAATTGGCCACAactttccccggcaacggtggtTTTGTCATATGGGCTAATGAAGCCTTTGGGCCCTTCTGGGGCTCCCTCATGGGCTTCTGGAAGTTCTTCAGCGCCGTCATAAACTTAGCTTCATACCCAGTTCTCTGCATAGACTATCTGAAACTGATGATCCCAGCTTTATCTTCTGGTATCCCTCACACTCTTTCTATATTCATATCAACCTTGTTTCTATCTTTTTTGAACTACTCTGGCTTGGCCATAGTTGGTTACTCTGCGGTGGCTCTAGGAGTTGTTTCTCTGTTACCCTTTTTGTTATTGTCCTTGATTTCGTTGCCCAAGATTGATCCAAGTAGATGGTTAAGTTTTGGTCAAGAGGGTGTGAAGAAAGATTGGACACTTTACTTTAACACAATTTTTTGGAACCTTAACTTTTGGGATAGTGCTAGTACTTTAGCTGGTGAAGTTGATCAACCCCACAAAACATTTCCAAAAGCTTTGTTTTGTTCTGGCATGTTAACTTGTTTTGGTTACATAATTCCGTTGTTGGCTGCAACTGGTGCTATGGAGCTTGACCAAAAGAATTGGTCTGGTGGATATTTTGCTGATGTTGCTGAAATCATTGCTGGGAAATGGTTGAAATTTTGGATGGAGATTGGTGCTGTTTTATCAATTGTTGGTTTGTTTGAGGCACAACTTAGTAGTGCTGCATACCAACTTCTTGGTATGGCTGATTTGGGATTCATACCAAAAATATTTGGTGAtagatcaaagaaattcaatactcCTTGGATGGGGATATTGGTGTCAACAATTATAGCAGTTGCTATGTCATTTTTTAGCTTCAATGAGATTATATCAACAGTGAATTTCTTGTATAGTTTGGGGATGCTGTTGGAATTTGCATCGTTTCTTTGGCTTAGGAGAAAATTCCCATCATTGAAGAGGCCTTTTGAAGTGCCATTGGGAATGAAGGGTTTGATCCTAATGTGCCTTATACCTTCTTTGCTTTTGGTGTATGTGATGAGTGTTGCCACAAAAGCAGTGTTTGTTGCAAGTGCTTTCTTGACTTGTGTTGGGATTCTTTTGTACTATTTCATGAATCTTTGTAAGGCCAAGAGGTGGGTTGAATGA